The Frondihabitans australicus genome includes a region encoding these proteins:
- a CDS encoding Ku protein, whose translation MRSIWKGAITFGLVNVPVKVYSATEDHDIALHQVHDKDGGRIRYQRRCEVCGKVVDYEHIDRAYDDGEQTVVLTEDDLSSLPEERSREIDVLEFVPSEQIDPIMLDRSYFLEPDGSSPKAYVLLRRTLEETDRTAIVHFSLRQKTRLGALRVRGKVLMLQSLLWDDEVRKADFPALSKSTRVTDKELDMSASLVDSLSDDFEPADFSDDYQKELQQLIDAKLKEGEALDTAATFGESEEDDGEEKGGEVIDLMDALRASVERNRAARMPAAAKPAAKKTPAKKPAAKKSAAKKPAASKSAPKKPAARKKKAG comes from the coding sequence ATGCGATCCATCTGGAAGGGCGCCATCACCTTCGGCCTGGTCAATGTGCCGGTGAAGGTGTACTCGGCGACGGAGGACCACGACATCGCGCTGCACCAGGTGCACGACAAGGACGGCGGGCGGATCCGCTACCAGCGCCGCTGCGAGGTGTGCGGCAAGGTCGTCGACTACGAGCACATCGACCGCGCGTACGACGACGGCGAGCAGACCGTCGTGCTGACCGAGGACGACCTGTCGTCGCTGCCCGAGGAGCGCAGCCGCGAGATCGACGTGCTCGAATTCGTGCCGAGCGAGCAGATCGACCCGATCATGCTCGACCGCTCGTACTTCCTCGAGCCGGACGGGTCGTCGCCGAAGGCGTACGTGCTGCTACGGCGCACTCTCGAGGAGACCGATCGGACGGCGATCGTGCACTTCTCGCTGCGGCAGAAGACCCGTCTCGGCGCCCTGCGCGTGCGGGGGAAGGTGCTCATGCTTCAGTCGCTGCTCTGGGACGACGAGGTGCGGAAGGCCGACTTCCCGGCGCTGTCGAAGTCGACGCGCGTGACCGACAAGGAGCTCGACATGTCGGCGAGCCTCGTCGACAGCCTCTCGGACGACTTCGAGCCGGCCGACTTCAGCGACGACTACCAGAAAGAGCTCCAGCAGCTCATCGACGCGAAGCTCAAGGAGGGCGAGGCGCTCGACACGGCGGCGACGTTCGGCGAGTCGGAGGAGGACGACGGCGAGGAGAAGGGCGGCGAGGTCATCGACCTCATGGACGCCCTGCGCGCCTCGGTCGAGCGGAACCGCGCCGCCAGGATGCCCGCCGCCGCGAAGCCCGCGGCGAAGAAGACACCGGCGAAGAAACCCGCCGCGAAGAAGTCCGCGGCGAAGAAGCCCGCCGCGAGCAAGTCCGCGCCCAAGAAGCCCGCCGCCCGCAAGAAGAAGGCCGGCTAG
- a CDS encoding ATP-dependent DNA ligase, giving the protein MATKGRGERVTVGGHTLQLTNLDKVLYPETGTTKGDVIGYYAAVAEWMLPHVEDRPATRKRWVNGVAGEAFFEKNLPDSAPTWVARREIEHSDHTNVYPLVNDEATLAWLGQVAALEIHVPQWRFGPRGAQRNPDRLVLDLDPGEGVGLAECVEVAQELRKVVEGMGLALVPVTSGSKGLHLYAALDGKQTTDQVSEIAHELARAMEADHPDLVLSSMGKHDRRGKVFLDWSQNNGSKTTVAPYSLRGRSHPTVAAPRTWRELASKSLRQLEYTEVLARLKRRGDPLEGLSSGTPVPPGELDRDRLATYRSKRDASKTSEPVPASAPASSDGRSFVIQEHHARRLHWDFRLEHDGVLVSWALPKGEPQDPAHNRLAVQTEDHPLEYGTFEGTIAKGEYGAGTVTIWDSGEYDLEKWRDGEEVIAVLHGEQRGTRRVALIHTGRGDDTKTWLIHRMKDDAGDSDEESSSAGSTSRGSTSHGSSRSRPTRPPEPVHPMLATAGTEADLAALDADDWAFELKWDGVRAVVTVDHGEVRLTSRNDHDMTASYPELGVLADRLADAGVGSAVLDGEIVAVDAKGRPDFQILQSRMKLTKARDVARAQDRAPVRLLLFDLLELDGRSLRAEPYDDRRAALEKAVSLDAKDHTIDVPPAFEGSFDEAMTFSRKLGLEGVVAKRRDSTYSAGRRSRAWVKAKHHATQEVVIGGWRPGAGRRAGGVGSLLMGIPEGDGLRYVGRVGTGFSDRDLDDLLAAFERESRKTSPFVDVPAADSRDAHWITPRRVGEVSFAEWTTTGRLRQPSWRGWRPDKDAASVVAES; this is encoded by the coding sequence ATGGCGACGAAGGGCAGGGGCGAGCGGGTGACCGTCGGCGGGCACACGCTGCAGCTGACGAACCTCGATAAGGTGCTGTACCCCGAGACCGGCACGACGAAGGGCGACGTGATCGGCTACTACGCCGCGGTCGCGGAGTGGATGCTGCCGCACGTCGAGGATCGGCCGGCCACCCGCAAGCGGTGGGTGAACGGAGTCGCGGGCGAGGCGTTCTTCGAGAAGAACCTGCCCGACTCGGCGCCGACGTGGGTGGCGCGGCGTGAGATCGAGCACTCCGACCACACCAACGTCTACCCGCTCGTGAACGACGAGGCGACGCTCGCCTGGCTCGGACAGGTGGCCGCGCTCGAGATCCACGTGCCACAGTGGCGCTTCGGCCCGCGCGGCGCGCAGCGCAACCCCGACCGGCTCGTGCTCGACCTCGACCCGGGCGAGGGGGTGGGCCTCGCCGAATGCGTCGAGGTGGCGCAGGAGCTGCGGAAGGTCGTCGAGGGCATGGGCCTTGCGCTCGTCCCGGTCACCTCGGGCAGCAAGGGCCTGCACCTCTACGCCGCGCTCGACGGCAAGCAGACCACCGACCAGGTGTCGGAGATCGCGCACGAGCTGGCGCGGGCCATGGAGGCCGACCACCCCGACCTCGTGCTGTCGAGCATGGGCAAGCACGACCGGCGCGGCAAGGTGTTCCTCGACTGGTCGCAGAACAACGGGTCGAAGACGACGGTCGCGCCGTACTCGTTGCGCGGGCGATCGCACCCGACGGTGGCGGCGCCCCGGACCTGGCGCGAGCTCGCGTCGAAATCCCTGCGGCAGCTGGAGTACACCGAGGTGCTCGCCCGGCTGAAGCGGCGCGGCGACCCGCTCGAGGGCCTCTCGTCGGGGACGCCCGTGCCGCCCGGCGAGCTGGACCGGGACCGCCTCGCGACCTACCGCTCGAAGCGCGACGCCTCGAAGACCTCCGAGCCCGTGCCCGCTTCGGCGCCGGCTTCGAGCGACGGTCGGTCGTTCGTGATCCAGGAGCACCACGCCCGCAGGCTCCACTGGGACTTCCGGCTCGAGCACGACGGCGTGCTCGTGTCGTGGGCGCTGCCCAAGGGCGAGCCGCAGGATCCCGCGCACAACCGGCTCGCCGTGCAGACGGAGGACCACCCGCTCGAGTACGGCACCTTCGAGGGCACGATCGCGAAGGGCGAGTACGGCGCCGGCACGGTGACGATCTGGGACTCGGGCGAGTACGACCTCGAGAAGTGGCGCGACGGCGAGGAGGTCATCGCCGTGCTCCACGGCGAGCAGCGAGGCACGCGGCGCGTCGCGCTGATCCACACCGGGCGGGGCGACGACACGAAGACGTGGCTGATCCACCGGATGAAGGACGACGCGGGCGACTCCGACGAGGAGTCGTCGTCGGCCGGCTCGACCTCCCGCGGCTCGACCTCCCACGGCTCGTCGCGGTCGCGGCCGACCCGCCCGCCCGAGCCGGTGCACCCCATGCTCGCCACGGCCGGCACCGAGGCCGACCTCGCCGCGCTCGACGCCGACGACTGGGCGTTCGAGCTGAAGTGGGACGGCGTCCGGGCGGTCGTCACCGTCGATCACGGCGAAGTGCGACTGACCAGCCGCAACGACCACGACATGACCGCGTCGTACCCCGAGCTCGGAGTGCTGGCCGATCGGCTGGCAGACGCCGGCGTCGGCAGCGCGGTGCTCGACGGCGAGATCGTGGCCGTCGATGCGAAGGGGCGGCCGGACTTCCAGATCCTGCAGTCGCGCATGAAGCTCACGAAGGCGCGTGATGTGGCGAGGGCGCAGGATCGCGCACCCGTGCGGCTCCTGCTCTTCGACCTGCTCGAGCTCGACGGCCGGTCGCTGCGCGCAGAGCCCTACGACGATCGACGGGCGGCGCTCGAGAAGGCCGTGTCCCTCGATGCGAAGGACCACACGATCGACGTGCCGCCGGCCTTCGAGGGCTCGTTCGACGAGGCCATGACCTTCTCGCGGAAGCTGGGGCTCGAGGGCGTCGTCGCGAAGCGCCGCGACAGCACGTACTCGGCGGGGCGCCGCAGCCGCGCCTGGGTGAAGGCGAAGCACCACGCGACCCAGGAGGTCGTGATCGGCGGCTGGCGACCCGGGGCTGGGCGTCGAGCTGGCGGGGTCGGCTCGCTGCTCATGGGCATCCCAGAGGGCGACGGGCTGCGCTACGTCGGGCGCGTCGGCACCGGCTTCAGCGACCGCGACCTCGACGACCTCCTGGCCGCCTTCGAGCGCGAGAGCCGGAAGACGTCGCCGTTCGTCGACGTGCCCGCGGCCGACTCGCGCGACGCGCACTGGATCACGCCGCGTCGCGTCGGCGAGGTGTCGTTCGCCGAGTGGACGACGACCGGGCGGCTCCGACAGCCGTCGTGGCGCGGGTGGCGGCCCGACAAAGACGCGGCGAGCGTGGTCGCGGAATCCTGA
- a CDS encoding MFS transporter yields MDDRGRRIVLVVAILASFVAFLDGSIVTVALPAITRELGGGVTLQQWVVDGYLLTLGALMLVAGSLSDTFGRVLILRVGLIGFAATSLICAVAPSAGILIAGRALQGVAGALLVPSSLAIITATFTGAAMSKAIGTWTAWTGVAFLIGPLAGGGLVDTIGWRWVFGIVVVPVVVTILLMTRLPRSEARAAGDAHVDVVGAVLAALGLAGPVFGLIEGQRIGFGDPFIVASIALGVACLVGFVLWERRAAHPMMPLRLFSVRAFAVGNLATVGIYATVSLGSLLLPLVVQEIAHLPATVSALVTLPTTIISLLLSRTVGGLAGRFGPRPFMTIGPLVTASGFLWMLTTRDPLDIWWQILPGVVLFGLGMTITVTPLTSTVLAEIAPSEAGIASAVNNAVSRVAGLVAVAFVGVITGGALTVAGFHRVLVVIGVLLVVSAIVSLVGLRGVGGTRAAPATQISSPESARRP; encoded by the coding sequence ATGGACGACAGGGGAAGACGCATCGTCCTGGTGGTGGCGATCCTCGCGTCGTTCGTCGCGTTCCTCGACGGGTCGATCGTCACCGTAGCCCTGCCCGCCATCACGCGGGAGCTCGGCGGCGGGGTGACCCTGCAGCAGTGGGTGGTCGACGGCTACCTCCTGACGCTCGGAGCGCTCATGCTCGTCGCCGGATCGCTGTCGGACACCTTCGGCCGCGTGCTCATCCTGCGAGTCGGCCTCATCGGCTTCGCCGCGACCAGCCTGATCTGCGCCGTGGCCCCGAGCGCCGGCATCCTCATCGCCGGCCGCGCCCTACAGGGCGTGGCCGGCGCTCTTCTCGTCCCGTCGAGCCTCGCGATCATCACGGCGACGTTCACCGGCGCCGCGATGTCGAAGGCCATCGGCACCTGGACGGCGTGGACCGGCGTGGCCTTTCTCATCGGTCCGCTCGCGGGCGGCGGACTCGTCGACACGATCGGCTGGCGCTGGGTCTTCGGGATCGTGGTCGTGCCGGTCGTGGTCACGATCCTGCTCATGACCAGGCTTCCCCGGTCGGAAGCGCGAGCGGCGGGCGATGCCCACGTCGACGTCGTGGGCGCCGTCCTGGCCGCCCTGGGACTCGCGGGCCCGGTGTTCGGCCTCATCGAGGGACAGCGGATCGGGTTCGGCGACCCGTTCATCGTCGCCTCGATCGCGCTCGGCGTGGCCTGCCTGGTCGGGTTCGTCCTGTGGGAGCGGCGAGCGGCGCACCCGATGATGCCGCTGCGGCTCTTCTCGGTGCGCGCGTTCGCGGTCGGCAACCTCGCCACGGTGGGCATCTACGCGACGGTGAGCCTCGGCTCGCTGCTGCTGCCGCTCGTGGTCCAGGAGATCGCGCACCTGCCCGCCACCGTCTCCGCGCTCGTCACTCTGCCCACGACGATCATCTCGCTGCTGCTCTCCCGGACCGTCGGGGGGCTCGCCGGGCGCTTCGGTCCGCGCCCGTTCATGACGATCGGGCCGCTCGTCACGGCGTCGGGCTTCCTCTGGATGCTCACGACCCGCGACCCCCTCGACATCTGGTGGCAGATCCTGCCCGGCGTGGTGCTGTTCGGCCTCGGGATGACGATCACGGTCACGCCGCTCACCTCGACGGTGCTCGCGGAGATCGCGCCGTCCGAGGCGGGCATCGCCTCGGCCGTGAACAACGCGGTCTCGCGCGTCGCCGGGCTCGTCGCTGTCGCGTTCGTCGGCGTCATCACCGGCGGTGCGCTCACGGTCGCGGGCTTCCACCGCGTGCTCGTCGTGATCGGGGTCCTGCTCGTGGTGTCGGCGATCGTGTCGCTCGTCGGGCTGCGCGGCGTCGGCGGGACGCGCGCGGCTCCGGCGACGCAAATCAGCTCGCCAGAGTCCGCCCGTCGTCCGTGA
- a CDS encoding VOC family protein, whose translation MDQRISLVTLGVRDLHRAQRFYESLGWTPVGDEVEGTIFYQAGGMVLGLWGRDELAADTVIDDAGGWGGITLAQNVGSPEAVDALLRDAEAAGGTVTRQGGATFWGGYNGVFLDTEGHAWEIAHNPFWTITDDGRTLAS comes from the coding sequence ATGGATCAGCGCATCAGTCTCGTCACTCTCGGCGTCCGCGACCTGCACCGCGCGCAGCGCTTCTACGAGTCCCTGGGCTGGACTCCCGTGGGCGACGAGGTCGAGGGCACGATCTTCTACCAGGCCGGCGGAATGGTGCTCGGCCTCTGGGGTCGCGACGAGCTCGCCGCCGACACCGTGATCGACGACGCCGGCGGATGGGGCGGCATCACCCTGGCGCAGAACGTCGGATCACCCGAGGCCGTGGACGCCCTGCTCCGGGACGCCGAGGCGGCGGGCGGCACCGTCACGAGGCAGGGCGGCGCGACGTTCTGGGGCGGCTACAACGGCGTCTTCCTCGACACCGAGGGTCACGCGTGGGAGATCGCGCACAACCCGTTCTGGACCATCACGGACGACGGGCGGACTCTGGCGAGCTGA